In Bacteroidia bacterium, the sequence TCCTGAAGGTTTACCGAAATATTGGCAAATTCAAGGGAGACGCTAAGCTTTCAACCTGGATTGGCCGGATCGCCTACCATCAGGCCCTCGACTACCGGAAGCGGAAAAAGCTGAATACGGTTAGCCTGCAAAAGGATGAGGAAGATAACTTCAACTACGAACCGGCCGCAACGGAATCAGCGGATGAGATAAGCCATAAGCAGGATTTTAACGCCATGCTGGAAAGTCAGCTTTTAAAGCTTGCTCCTCATTACCGTACGGTGCTTACCTTATACCATCTTGATGAAATGAGTTATCAGGAAATCGGAGACATCATGAAAATGCCGGAAGGAACCGTAAAAAGCTATCTCTTCCGGGCGCGAAAAATGCTGCGTGAAAATATTACGGCCAGTTTTTCTAAAGAAGACATTGGAATATGAAACAT encodes:
- a CDS encoding RNA polymerase sigma factor — translated: MMEDCKLARLVRSGDRDAFRLLINRNQRLVNHIVYKAVGDAFEREEICQDVFLKVYRNIGKFKGDAKLSTWIGRIAYHQALDYRKRKKLNTVSLQKDEEDNFNYEPAATESADEISHKQDFNAMLESQLLKLAPHYRTVLTLYHLDEMSYQEIGDIMKMPEGTVKSYLFRARKMLRENITASFSKEDIGI